GAAACAGTATGGAATTCCGGTTTGTCAGTCGGTTTGCCGAGTTTCAATTTACCGATTGGGCTGAAGACTAAGAAAATACAAAATGCTAACACTAAGGTAAAAATCAACATATAATACCAACCGAAAGTTTCAGTTATCCAAGCTCCTAACGCACCAGAAATCTTACCGAATTGATTTGGAAAAATTGCTCCGATTAATACTAAAATTCCAACTACGATAGAAGCATATGTAAAAACAGGTGAAAACGTCTTATGTGTGTGTGTATTTGGCGCTTTCAAAACTTTATCATCCTTTCTATTTTAAAAATTGAGAATTGAGTATAAAAAAAGCAAAGACGGTCTACATGCTATCATAGATTAAGGATAATTCAACTTTTAAAAATGACCTTAATTAGGGAATAGAGTGATTTTTTTAGAACGTAAATATAAAAATAGCGCTTTTTTTATATTTATACTGTATAATCATTAGTGTAAAACTGAATTTAGGCCTTAAATGAAAATTGGGAGGGAAGTTTATGGAATATAAAGAGTTGAAGAAAATATTTCATATTTTTGGTGACAGCAACTTAGAAAGTGCATATCAAATGCGACTCAATTCATTCACAACTTTTTTAACTAATATTTATATCAACCCTATAAGAGATCAAAACCAATACAAAACTGTTCGCTACCCAGTATTTATATGCATGACAACTAATATTACTAAAAAAATGGAAGAGATATTACTTAATACAGTTAAAATATCACGATTAACATTTTCGCAACCACCTATAGCAATGCAATCTTATTTAAATAAATTATTGATAAATGAACTGCAAAGTACGAACGAGAAGGAAAATGTGCGTAGTACAAAAGTTGAATTAGCTGAAATATTAAATAATGAAAAAGGTCAAACTAATAAAAAATTTCAAGGCCTTGTGAATCAATACAAACTACTTGGCAAACAAGAAATTGAAGTAAAAGAAGTGGCGGATTTTCGCAAGGTTTATGATTTGTTGTTATCGAATGATATTGAAAGTGCACATCAACCGGATGGAACGCGATTTAGAACTGAAGGCGTTGGAGTATTTGATACTTCGAAGGGCAAATGGTTGCATCGCAATGAATTCGGTGAGATTGAAATCAATGATTTTTTAAACAAGTTATTAAAATTTTGGGAGAATGAGGAAATTCCTTATCTAATCAGAATTGCAGCTTCGCACTATATGTTTGAATATTTACATCCATTTTATGATGGCAACGGTAGATTGGGACGTTATTTAGTGGCGAAAATGCTGCATGATAAATTAGATCAAGTAACAGCACTGACGTTTTCCTAT
Above is a genomic segment from Staphylococcus piscifermentans containing:
- a CDS encoding Fic family protein — translated: MEYKELKKIFHIFGDSNLESAYQMRLNSFTTFLTNIYINPIRDQNQYKTVRYPVFICMTTNITKKMEEILLNTVKISRLTFSQPPIAMQSYLNKLLINELQSTNEKENVRSTKVELAEILNNEKGQTNKKFQGLVNQYKLLGKQEIEVKEVADFRKVYDLLLSNDIESAHQPDGTRFRTEGVGVFDTSKGKWLHRNEFGEIEINDFLNKLLKFWENEEIPYLIRIAASHYMFEYLHPFYDGNGRLGRYLVAKMLHDKLDQVTALTFSYTVNRNKNKYDKAFEAASDYFNKGELTRFVEIMFDLIIEGQKSALEDMENNVRMLKRLNQGLEQLNLPKEEFQFLAVLIQDKIFGSTLSRISLPNLTEVLEISRHKVNNMVDKHNDKLNLIKQRPAVYELKDEFIEGLLSLDVEK